From a region of the Georgenia yuyongxinii genome:
- a CDS encoding iron chaperone, whose protein sequence is MMSATPRPKGKSSGFSEVEKAAMKQRAAEARADARKEKGSAKAEADRRAVVASIAEMPQPDRGLAERVHEIVTSTAPHLAPRTWYGMPAYALDGKIVCFFQSAAKFESRYATFGFNDSAQIDDGHMWPTSYALTQIGDAEAAAIEALVRKAVG, encoded by the coding sequence ATGATGAGCGCGACGCCAAGGCCGAAAGGAAAGAGCTCGGGGTTCTCCGAGGTCGAAAAGGCGGCGATGAAGCAACGCGCCGCTGAGGCGCGGGCGGACGCGCGCAAGGAGAAGGGCAGCGCCAAGGCCGAGGCCGATCGGCGCGCGGTCGTCGCGAGTATCGCCGAGATGCCCCAGCCCGACCGCGGACTCGCCGAACGCGTGCACGAGATCGTCACCAGCACGGCACCACACCTAGCCCCCAGGACCTGGTACGGCATGCCGGCATACGCCCTCGACGGGAAGATCGTGTGCTTCTTCCAGAGCGCGGCGAAGTTCGAGAGTCGCTATGCGACGTTCGGCTTCAACGACTCCGCGCAGATCGACGACGGCCACATGTGGCCGACGAGCTACGCGCTGACCCAGATCGGCGACGCCGAGGCTGCCGCCATCGAGGCACTCGTCAGGAAAGCGGTCGGCTGA
- a CDS encoding dihydrofolate reductase family protein — translation MPELLVDFITSLDGFASAEGWPGYWGLEGPEYLAWLDESPEREFTTLMGATTYRLMSGFVAADEPGTAELTAMPKVVFSSTLKEPLEWANTRLVAKDPVEAVRSMKQDDTAGLRTIGSLTLCRSLLAAGLVDRFRVVVFPVITGSAGRERIYDGYPDVALEMVASRTFDGRIQLLEYVPTVLAQREGPPLHTRSSHT, via the coding sequence ATGCCAGAGCTGCTGGTCGACTTCATCACCTCGCTCGACGGCTTCGCCTCGGCCGAGGGCTGGCCCGGCTATTGGGGCCTCGAGGGGCCCGAGTACCTGGCGTGGCTCGACGAGTCACCGGAACGCGAGTTCACCACGCTGATGGGCGCGACCACCTACCGGCTGATGTCCGGTTTCGTGGCCGCTGACGAGCCTGGCACCGCCGAGCTGACCGCGATGCCCAAGGTGGTGTTCTCCTCAACCCTGAAGGAACCGCTGGAGTGGGCCAACACCCGCCTGGTCGCCAAGGACCCCGTCGAGGCGGTCCGGTCGATGAAGCAGGACGACACCGCCGGGCTACGCACGATCGGCAGCCTCACCCTGTGCCGGTCCCTGCTCGCCGCCGGTCTCGTCGACCGCTTTCGGGTGGTGGTCTTCCCGGTGATCACCGGCAGCGCCGGACGAGAGCGGATCTACGACGGGTACCCCGACGTCGCCCTCGAGATGGTCGCCAGCCGCACCTTCGACGGCCGGATTCAGCTCCTCGAGTACGTGCCCACCGTCCTTGCCCAGCGTGAGGGGCCGCCTCTCCACACCAGATCAAGCCACACTTGA
- a CDS encoding dihydrofolate reductase family protein: MTATYTFDVFSSVDGFGSHRGDWGGYWGKQGPELLDHRLALYGEEQRMVFGANTYRQFVRMLGPSTERSGVGDPWVTRMRSLPATVVSTTLEEPLDWPDATLVRGDAIDVVARLKAESDVRLRSHGSLSMNRALMAAGLVDRVQVTLFPVITGQTGEAPIFQDAADFDLELIESRTLDGHILELTYRPTLHA, from the coding sequence ATGACGGCCACCTACACGTTCGACGTCTTTTCCAGCGTCGACGGCTTCGGCTCCCACCGCGGCGACTGGGGCGGCTACTGGGGCAAGCAAGGCCCCGAGCTGCTCGACCACCGCCTCGCCCTGTACGGCGAGGAGCAGCGGATGGTCTTCGGGGCCAACACCTATCGGCAGTTCGTGCGGATGCTGGGCCCGAGCACCGAGCGTTCCGGCGTCGGTGACCCATGGGTCACCCGGATGAGGAGCTTGCCGGCGACCGTGGTGTCGACGACGCTGGAAGAACCGCTCGACTGGCCGGACGCCACCCTCGTCAGGGGTGACGCCATCGACGTCGTCGCGCGGCTCAAGGCGGAGTCCGACGTGCGGTTGCGCTCCCACGGCAGCCTGTCGATGAACCGGGCGCTCATGGCCGCTGGTCTGGTCGACCGCGTCCAGGTGACGCTCTTCCCCGTGATCACCGGTCAGACCGGGGAGGCGCCCATCTTTCAGGATGCCGCTGACTTCGACCTCGAGCTGATCGAGAGCCGGACGCTTGATGGCCACATCCTGGAGCTCACGTACCGGCCCACCCTGCACGCCTGA
- a CDS encoding MmcQ/YjbR family DNA-binding protein, whose protein sequence is MTFDELRTYCLGKPGAWQDEPWAGDVVVKVGPKIFAFLGNGSRGAVGLKCGRTREEADEWLHVYPDDAVVMAYIGRSGWNTLTTGGAIPDAEILEAVDASYETVVGSLPRRDRPPT, encoded by the coding sequence GTGACCTTCGACGAGCTGCGCACCTACTGCCTGGGCAAGCCTGGGGCCTGGCAGGACGAGCCGTGGGCGGGCGACGTCGTCGTCAAGGTCGGCCCTAAGATCTTCGCCTTCCTCGGGAACGGCTCGCGCGGCGCCGTCGGGCTCAAGTGTGGGCGCACCCGTGAGGAGGCGGACGAGTGGCTGCATGTCTACCCCGACGACGCCGTCGTCATGGCGTACATCGGCAGGTCCGGCTGGAACACGCTGACCACGGGCGGGGCGATTCCCGACGCGGAGATCCTCGAGGCGGTCGACGCCTCGTACGAGACGGTGGTGGGCAGCCTGCCGCGCCGGGACCGACCCCCCACCTGA
- a CDS encoding nuclear transport factor 2 family protein, whose protein sequence is MSNEQLARAFSGHRFEETFDRIAPHASWTLVGEALLEGRDAIIEACRGTAEANADVETTWLRFVSAGTGDVVAVDAIGRYAGPDGVSTVSSCDIFEFDGAVVTAITSYTVELSDDAARPRT, encoded by the coding sequence ATGAGCAACGAGCAGCTGGCCCGCGCCTTCTCCGGGCACCGCTTCGAGGAGACGTTCGACCGGATCGCGCCGCACGCGAGCTGGACCCTGGTCGGTGAAGCGCTCCTCGAGGGCCGGGACGCCATTATCGAAGCCTGCCGCGGCACCGCTGAGGCGAACGCCGACGTCGAGACCACCTGGCTGCGGTTCGTCTCCGCCGGCACGGGTGACGTCGTAGCCGTCGACGCCATCGGCCGCTACGCGGGGCCCGACGGAGTCTCCACCGTGTCCTCCTGCGACATCTTCGAGTTCGACGGCGCGGTCGTCACCGCGATCACCTCCTACACCGTCGAGCTTTCCGACGACGCCGCACGACCTCGGACGTGA
- a CDS encoding 2-keto-4-pentenoate hydratase, producing the protein MSGDDEVRAAAERLIRAAQTRQTCPPVRDLIGSSDLAAAYAVQDAIAAWRTAEGAVVVGRKIGLTSTAVQEQLGVDQPDLGILFEDTQYADGETVPSSRLMQPRAEAEIAFVLKEDLADGDLGLDQVAAAVDYAVAAIEVADSRVAGWDITFADTVADNASSGVYVLGNERKTLDEFTPRDVEMTMTVTGQEVSTGSGAACLGDPLVAVQWLALKARDFGQPLRAGQVILSGALGPMRAVAPGATATATIAALGSVTLHFTEG; encoded by the coding sequence GTGAGCGGCGACGACGAGGTCAGGGCAGCGGCCGAGCGCCTCATTCGTGCGGCGCAGACGAGGCAGACGTGCCCGCCGGTGCGCGATCTCATCGGGAGCAGCGACCTTGCCGCCGCCTACGCGGTCCAGGATGCGATCGCGGCCTGGCGCACGGCCGAGGGCGCCGTGGTGGTCGGCCGCAAGATCGGCCTGACCTCCACGGCCGTCCAGGAACAGCTCGGCGTGGACCAGCCCGATCTGGGCATCCTCTTCGAGGACACCCAGTACGCCGACGGCGAGACCGTCCCTTCCTCCCGGCTCATGCAGCCCCGGGCCGAGGCAGAGATCGCGTTCGTGCTCAAGGAAGACCTTGCCGACGGCGACCTCGGGCTCGACCAGGTGGCGGCCGCCGTCGACTACGCGGTCGCTGCGATCGAGGTCGCCGACAGCCGTGTCGCGGGCTGGGACATCACGTTCGCCGACACCGTCGCCGACAATGCGTCGTCGGGCGTCTACGTGCTCGGCAACGAGCGCAAGACCCTCGACGAGTTCACACCCCGAGATGTCGAGATGACGATGACGGTCACCGGCCAGGAGGTCTCCACGGGCAGCGGCGCGGCCTGCCTGGGTGACCCGCTCGTCGCCGTGCAGTGGCTCGCGCTCAAGGCGCGTGACTTCGGGCAGCCGCTGCGTGCCGGCCAGGTCATCCTCTCGGGCGCCCTAGGGCCGATGCGGGCAGTTGCTCCCGGAGCGACCGCGACCGCCACCATCGCCGCGCTCGGTTCGGTCACGCTGCACTTCACGGAAGGTTGA
- a CDS encoding hydantoinase B/oxoprolinase family protein: MSNDLPRVKVGERLASQSLNCTLSGLRGGVFASVLPVIAPDIPWNSGIMRAISVEAPEGLVVNAKQPAPCGGATVGGAYMVKNTAHSVISALATADPSTRDEAMAESTGSIQVFHVGGLNQHGYPFGGAVTEALTGGGGATAHHDGIDYAGPHEILSYQITNVEGDESNFPRLWLRREINTDSGGAGRHHGGSSLSSAFTVHDANFVHGVLMAHSLSMPSSTGLHGGLPGATHHVRLARGTNVKKALASGAAPVGVGDLDGPVTDYAGSPGELFLTPGDVVDWSFHGGGGWCDGIDADAQSVGADVARARISVEGAERYYGVVVKDGEVDVAATTRKRDEIRARRIAWPRSRSGDVPAVATRAGARRIGDKLLLAEAAGGGLVFACDCGHVLAPGSENWKTFAGRATLTAEDLGARVRLHPELVADGYACPGCGSLLAVEVRWQRDEPLHDVQLQRLS; this comes from the coding sequence GTGTCGAACGACTTGCCGAGGGTGAAGGTGGGGGAGCGCTTGGCCAGCCAGTCGCTCAACTGCACGCTCTCGGGCCTGCGCGGAGGTGTCTTCGCCTCGGTGCTGCCCGTCATCGCACCGGACATCCCCTGGAACAGCGGCATCATGCGCGCGATCAGCGTGGAGGCGCCCGAAGGCCTGGTCGTCAACGCGAAGCAGCCCGCCCCCTGCGGCGGTGCCACCGTCGGCGGCGCCTACATGGTGAAGAACACGGCCCACTCCGTCATCTCCGCGCTCGCGACCGCGGACCCGTCCACCCGGGACGAGGCGATGGCTGAGTCGACCGGTTCCATCCAGGTGTTCCACGTCGGCGGCCTGAACCAGCACGGCTACCCGTTCGGTGGTGCGGTGACCGAGGCGCTGACCGGTGGTGGGGGTGCCACGGCGCACCACGACGGCATCGACTACGCCGGTCCGCACGAGATCCTCTCGTACCAGATCACCAACGTCGAGGGTGACGAGTCGAACTTCCCGCGGCTGTGGCTGCGTCGCGAGATCAACACCGACAGTGGTGGCGCCGGCCGTCACCACGGCGGCTCGTCGCTCAGCAGCGCCTTCACGGTGCACGACGCCAACTTCGTCCACGGCGTGCTCATGGCCCACAGCCTGTCCATGCCGTCGTCGACCGGTCTGCACGGCGGCCTCCCGGGCGCCACCCACCACGTGCGCCTCGCGCGCGGCACCAACGTCAAGAAGGCCCTCGCGTCTGGGGCGGCACCCGTCGGCGTCGGGGACCTCGATGGCCCCGTCACGGACTACGCCGGCAGCCCCGGCGAGCTGTTCCTCACCCCGGGCGACGTCGTCGACTGGTCGTTCCACGGCGGCGGTGGGTGGTGTGACGGGATCGACGCGGACGCCCAGAGCGTGGGCGCCGACGTCGCCCGGGCACGCATCTCCGTGGAGGGTGCGGAGCGGTACTACGGGGTGGTCGTGAAGGACGGCGAGGTCGACGTCGCCGCGACCACGCGCAAGCGCGACGAGATCCGCGCCCGGCGCATTGCCTGGCCGCGGTCAAGGTCCGGGGACGTACCGGCGGTCGCCACTCGTGCCGGTGCCCGGCGGATCGGTGACAAGCTGCTCCTCGCCGAGGCCGCAGGCGGTGGCCTGGTGTTCGCGTGCGACTGCGGCCACGTACTGGCTCCCGGGTCGGAGAACTGGAAGACGTTCGCCGGCCGCGCGACGCTCACCGCAGAAGACCTCGGTGCCAGGGTGAGGTTGCATCCCGAGCTGGTCGCCGACGGCTACGCCTGCCCGGGCTGCGGGTCGCTCCTCGCCGTCGAGGTTCGCTGGCAGCGCGACGAGCCGCTCCACGACGTCCAGCTGCAGCGGCTGTCGTGA
- a CDS encoding glycerate kinase family protein, which yields MKLVLAPDSFKESMTAQEAVEAMSRGVRAVFPDAELVAAPMADGGEGTTAALTAALGGELVTTAAHDALGRPITATYGYVAAEQLAVVEVAAAAGIDLVAPAERDPLRASSAGVGEMLLDALDRGARRVVVGLGGSVTNDGGAGMLQALGVRLLDADGAELPPGGGALARLADIDATGLDPRLASLDVEIASDVTNPLCGPEGASAVFGPQKGATPEMVAELDRALGVFAEAVSSATGRDVADRSGAGAAGGLGAAFLAFFDARLRPGVDVVMAAARLEERMAGADLVLTGEGGVDAQTLLGKTPFGVARAASRHGVPVIAFAGHVGDGAELLYDNGFAAIVPIVRSVTDLPTALAQGQVNLERAVETVCRVLALSGRG from the coding sequence ATGAAGCTCGTCCTGGCCCCCGACTCCTTCAAGGAGTCCATGACCGCTCAGGAGGCCGTCGAGGCCATGTCCCGCGGGGTGCGCGCCGTCTTCCCCGACGCCGAGCTCGTGGCCGCTCCCATGGCCGACGGAGGGGAGGGCACCACCGCGGCGCTCACCGCGGCACTGGGTGGCGAGCTCGTCACCACCGCGGCCCACGACGCGCTGGGCCGGCCGATCACGGCGACCTACGGCTATGTCGCGGCCGAGCAGCTCGCCGTCGTCGAGGTGGCCGCCGCGGCGGGCATCGACCTGGTGGCCCCGGCCGAACGGGACCCGTTGCGGGCCTCCTCCGCCGGCGTGGGGGAGATGCTTCTCGACGCCCTCGACCGCGGCGCACGCCGTGTGGTGGTCGGCCTTGGCGGGTCGGTGACCAACGACGGCGGCGCCGGCATGCTCCAGGCCCTGGGTGTGCGACTGCTCGACGCCGACGGCGCCGAGCTCCCGCCCGGCGGTGGGGCGCTGGCTCGCCTGGCCGACATCGACGCCACGGGCCTGGACCCCCGGCTGGCCTCCCTCGACGTCGAGATCGCCTCGGACGTGACCAACCCGCTGTGCGGCCCCGAGGGCGCCAGCGCCGTGTTCGGCCCGCAGAAGGGTGCGACGCCGGAGATGGTCGCCGAGCTCGACCGGGCCCTGGGCGTCTTCGCCGAAGCGGTGTCCTCCGCGACGGGCCGGGACGTGGCCGACCGGTCCGGCGCCGGTGCGGCCGGCGGGCTCGGTGCGGCGTTCCTGGCGTTCTTCGACGCCCGGCTGCGCCCGGGCGTCGACGTTGTCATGGCCGCGGCCCGGCTGGAGGAACGGATGGCGGGCGCCGATCTGGTCCTGACAGGGGAGGGCGGCGTGGACGCCCAGACCCTGCTCGGGAAGACACCCTTCGGGGTAGCCCGCGCCGCGAGCCGCCACGGCGTCCCGGTGATCGCCTTCGCCGGCCACGTGGGCGACGGCGCGGAGCTGCTCTACGACAACGGCTTCGCCGCGATCGTGCCGATCGTGCGGTCGGTCACGGACCTGCCGACGGCGCTGGCGCAGGGGCAGGTCAACCTCGAGCGGGCGGTCGAGACCGTGTGCCGGGTGCTGGCGTTGAGCGGTCGCGGCTGA
- a CDS encoding dihydrofolate reductase family protein → MGTISAVESITLDGVMQAPGRADEDTRGGFVHGGWAVPYADHVAMEFLGQGMGRAGDVMLFGHRTYEDVLHHWTTTTEPNPFTDVLVKTPKLVVSRSSGTVLEYPNSRLLAGEALHTVAQAAADVGGTLVVLGSGELVRALHAAGLVDEYVLQIHPIVLGSGTRLFADGERANLTLVRSVTSTTGVLLAQYAAR, encoded by the coding sequence ATGGGCACGATCAGCGCTGTTGAGAGCATCACGCTCGACGGGGTGATGCAGGCGCCAGGCCGGGCCGACGAGGACACCCGAGGCGGCTTCGTGCACGGTGGCTGGGCGGTGCCGTACGCGGACCACGTGGCGATGGAGTTCCTGGGCCAGGGCATGGGAAGAGCGGGCGACGTCATGCTGTTCGGCCACCGGACCTACGAGGACGTGCTCCACCATTGGACGACGACGACCGAGCCCAACCCCTTCACGGACGTCCTCGTGAAGACCCCCAAGCTTGTCGTCTCCCGCTCGAGCGGAACGGTGCTCGAGTACCCGAACTCTCGACTGCTGGCCGGCGAGGCGCTCCACACGGTGGCGCAGGCCGCGGCGGATGTCGGCGGCACCCTGGTGGTCCTGGGCAGTGGTGAGCTCGTGCGCGCACTCCACGCCGCCGGCCTGGTGGACGAGTACGTCCTGCAGATCCACCCCATCGTCCTGGGCTCGGGTACCAGGCTGTTCGCCGACGGCGAGCGCGCGAACCTCACGCTCGTGCGGTCGGTGACGTCGACAACCGGCGTGCTCCTCGCGCAGTACGCGGCCCGCTGA
- a CDS encoding M24 family metallopeptidase: MSDPWEPAALRTRLEKTTKLADDAGLDALLVTPGPDLRYLCGYEALPLERLTCLVVRTQGDPVLVVPRLEAPAAAASPAGALGLDVLTWDETADPYDLVASLLPDGRRVAVDNHMWAEKVLNLRAAMPGMEQRLAGDVLRELRMRKSPAEIQALREAGAAIDRVHDQVAQWLRPGRTEREVGADIAEAIRAEGHAEVDFVIVGSGPNGASPHHEVSNRVIEPGDPVVVDIGGTTPAGYCSDSTRMYAVGDPPADFLAYYDVLQRAQAAAVHHVRPGVTCASVDAAARQVITDAGYGDRFIHRTGHGIGLETHEDPYIVTGNDLPLEPGMAFSVEPGIYQPDRHGARIEDIVVCTPDGVEPLNTTTHDLVILPA; encoded by the coding sequence ATGAGCGATCCGTGGGAGCCGGCGGCCCTTCGCACACGGCTCGAGAAGACGACGAAGCTGGCCGACGACGCCGGCCTGGACGCCCTGCTCGTCACGCCCGGCCCCGACCTGCGCTACCTCTGCGGGTACGAGGCCCTGCCGCTGGAGCGCCTGACCTGCCTGGTGGTGCGCACGCAGGGCGACCCGGTGCTGGTCGTGCCACGGCTCGAAGCGCCGGCGGCGGCCGCCTCGCCGGCCGGCGCGCTGGGCCTGGACGTGCTCACCTGGGACGAGACCGCAGACCCGTACGACCTCGTCGCGTCCCTCCTGCCGGACGGGCGGCGGGTCGCCGTCGACAACCACATGTGGGCCGAGAAGGTGCTGAACCTGCGTGCGGCCATGCCGGGCATGGAGCAGCGGCTGGCCGGCGACGTGCTGCGCGAGCTGCGCATGCGCAAGAGCCCCGCGGAGATCCAGGCGCTGCGCGAGGCGGGCGCAGCGATCGACCGGGTGCACGACCAGGTGGCGCAGTGGCTGCGGCCCGGCCGGACCGAACGGGAGGTGGGCGCGGACATCGCTGAGGCGATCCGGGCCGAGGGGCACGCAGAGGTCGACTTCGTCATCGTCGGTTCCGGGCCGAACGGCGCGAGCCCGCACCACGAGGTCTCCAACCGGGTCATCGAGCCGGGGGACCCGGTGGTGGTGGACATTGGCGGGACCACCCCGGCGGGGTACTGCTCGGACTCCACCCGGATGTACGCCGTGGGCGACCCGCCCGCAGATTTCCTCGCCTACTACGACGTCCTGCAACGTGCCCAGGCCGCGGCGGTGCACCATGTGCGGCCCGGTGTCACCTGCGCGTCCGTGGACGCCGCGGCCCGGCAGGTCATCACGGACGCCGGGTACGGCGACCGGTTCATCCATCGCACCGGGCACGGCATCGGTCTGGAGACCCACGAGGACCCGTACATCGTGACCGGCAACGACCTCCCGCTGGAGCCGGGCATGGCCTTCTCGGTCGAGCCCGGCATCTACCAGCCCGACCGGCACGGCGCGCGCATCGAGGACATCGTCGTGTGCACGCCCGACGGCGTCGAGCCTCTCAACACGACCACGCACGATCTCGTCATCCTGCCGGCGTGA
- a CDS encoding peptide MFS transporter: MDADDQAKAGTSAGVPLTGEPGGKTFFGQPRALANLFSVELWERFSFYGMQGIVLLYMYFEVTEGGLGLDQAAAAGIVGAYGGSVYLFSVLGGWVADRLFGSERTMYASAVLIMLGHISLALLPGVPGLALGLICIAVGSGGLKATITNLVGSLYAPGDTRRDAGFSIFYMGINIGGLLGPLLTGLAQQRVGFHLGFGLAAIGMAIGLTQYALGRKNLPESVHHVPDPLPRSKYGRAIAVAVGAVAVIAVAVATGLLNPDNLANVVVGAVAVAAVVLFSVLLTSKQLDADERSRVFSFIPMFIGSAAFWALFQQQFTVITIYSDTRLDREFTDLPLLGDWTMPIPWVQSFNPFFIIVLAPVFAALWTKLGDRQPTTPVKFSIGIALMGAAFLLFLPMVGVEAVPVLWIAVIMLVATLGELMLSPVGLSLATKLAPRAFPVLMVALFYLSVSLGTALSGTLAGFYSEDNEAAYFGILGAVTIGIGVILLVLSPRISRLMRGIR; encoded by the coding sequence ATGGACGCGGACGACCAGGCCAAGGCCGGCACGTCAGCGGGGGTGCCGCTGACCGGCGAGCCCGGTGGCAAGACCTTCTTCGGGCAGCCTCGCGCACTGGCGAACCTCTTCAGCGTGGAGCTGTGGGAGCGGTTCTCCTTCTACGGCATGCAGGGCATCGTCCTGCTCTACATGTATTTCGAGGTCACCGAGGGCGGTCTCGGCCTCGACCAGGCCGCGGCCGCCGGCATCGTCGGCGCCTACGGCGGATCGGTCTACCTGTTCTCCGTCCTGGGCGGCTGGGTGGCGGACCGCCTCTTCGGCTCCGAGCGCACCATGTACGCCAGCGCCGTGCTCATCATGCTCGGTCACATCTCCCTGGCGCTGCTTCCCGGGGTACCGGGACTGGCCCTCGGGCTGATCTGCATCGCCGTCGGCTCCGGCGGGCTGAAGGCCACGATCACGAACCTCGTCGGTTCGTTGTATGCGCCCGGGGACACGCGCCGCGACGCGGGCTTCTCGATCTTCTACATGGGCATCAACATCGGCGGCCTCCTCGGCCCGCTGCTGACCGGTCTCGCCCAGCAGCGGGTGGGCTTCCACCTCGGCTTCGGCCTCGCCGCCATCGGCATGGCCATCGGCCTCACCCAGTACGCGTTAGGCCGGAAGAACCTGCCCGAGTCGGTCCACCACGTGCCCGACCCCCTCCCGCGCAGCAAGTACGGCCGGGCCATCGCCGTCGCCGTCGGCGCCGTCGCGGTGATCGCCGTCGCCGTGGCCACCGGGCTGCTCAACCCCGACAACCTGGCCAACGTCGTCGTGGGCGCCGTCGCGGTGGCGGCGGTGGTGCTCTTCAGCGTCCTGCTGACCAGCAAGCAGCTCGACGCCGACGAGCGTTCCCGCGTGTTCTCCTTCATCCCGATGTTTATCGGCTCGGCCGCCTTCTGGGCGTTGTTCCAGCAACAGTTCACCGTCATCACGATCTACTCCGACACCCGGCTGGACCGCGAGTTCACCGACCTGCCGCTGCTCGGGGACTGGACGATGCCCATCCCCTGGGTGCAGTCCTTCAACCCGTTCTTCATCATCGTCCTGGCGCCGGTCTTCGCTGCGCTGTGGACGAAGCTGGGGGATCGGCAGCCGACCACCCCCGTGAAGTTCAGCATCGGCATCGCCCTGATGGGGGCAGCGTTCCTGCTCTTCCTGCCGATGGTCGGCGTGGAGGCGGTCCCGGTGCTCTGGATCGCGGTCATCATGCTGGTCGCGACGCTGGGTGAGCTCATGCTCTCCCCGGTGGGCCTGTCGCTGGCCACCAAGCTGGCCCCCCGCGCCTTCCCGGTGCTCATGGTGGCGCTGTTCTACCTGTCCGTGTCGCTCGGGACCGCGCTGTCGGGCACGCTGGCCGGCTTCTACTCCGAGGACAACGAGGCGGCCTACTTCGGCATTCTCGGCGCGGTGACCATCGGGATCGGCGTGATCCTGCTGGTGCTCTCGCCGCGCATCTCCCGGCTGATGCGCGGCATCCGCTGA
- a CDS encoding type II toxin-antitoxin system VapC family toxin: protein MTRFVVDAGAVLDLVASGAEVPAAHELLAPTLLRSQTLSLLHEAVHRGDLSAVAARDRLDRIGRMRIRLLGDSALRRRAWQVADQLGWASTFDAEYVALTQLQADALVTASADLSAAVADVVRVAPIATLLDPSA, encoded by the coding sequence GTGACCAGGTTCGTCGTCGACGCCGGAGCCGTGCTCGACCTCGTGGCGAGCGGGGCCGAGGTGCCGGCAGCCCACGAGCTGCTTGCCCCCACGCTTCTCCGCTCGCAGACGTTGTCCCTGCTGCACGAGGCGGTCCACCGTGGCGACCTGTCCGCCGTCGCCGCCCGGGACCGGCTCGACCGGATCGGGCGGATGCGGATCCGGCTGCTGGGCGACTCCGCGCTGCGCCGTCGCGCGTGGCAGGTGGCCGACCAGCTCGGCTGGGCGTCGACCTTCGACGCCGAGTACGTGGCGCTGACGCAGCTGCAGGCCGACGCCCTCGTGACCGCGAGCGCCGACCTCTCGGCCGCCGTCGCCGATGTCGTCCGGGTGGCGCCGATCGCGACGCTCCTCGACCCCTCAGCCTGA
- a CDS encoding aldo/keto reductase, whose amino-acid sequence MGQVPQVTLNDGNAIPQMGLGVFQVPPEDTERVVTEALAAGYRSIDTAARYGNEHGVGAAVATSGLDRDEVFVATKLANPDQGYASTVTAFDASARELGLDVVDLYLIHWPAPARKEFLNSWRAMEELRAAGRVRSIGVANFLVHHLEEVLNTSGVVPAVNQIELHPYLQQRELRAFHAEHGIVTEAYSPLGRGGVLADPVITGIAERLGRTPAQVVLRWHLQLGNVVIPKSVHAARMAENLDLGGPELSEDDMTAIASLDRGGRTGFHPDRFNGFPEDFAEATQPVA is encoded by the coding sequence ATGGGCCAGGTGCCGCAGGTGACGCTGAACGACGGGAACGCGATCCCCCAGATGGGTCTCGGCGTCTTCCAGGTGCCGCCGGAGGACACCGAGCGGGTGGTGACCGAGGCCCTCGCCGCCGGCTACCGGAGCATCGACACGGCCGCGCGGTACGGCAACGAGCACGGGGTGGGGGCCGCCGTCGCCACCTCCGGGCTGGACCGGGACGAGGTGTTCGTGGCGACGAAGCTGGCCAACCCGGACCAGGGGTACGCCTCCACCGTGACCGCCTTCGACGCCAGCGCCCGGGAGCTGGGCCTCGACGTCGTCGACCTCTACCTCATCCACTGGCCCGCACCGGCGCGGAAGGAGTTCCTCAACTCGTGGCGGGCGATGGAGGAGCTCCGCGCCGCCGGCCGGGTGCGGTCCATCGGTGTCGCGAACTTCTTGGTGCACCACCTCGAGGAGGTCCTGAACACCTCCGGCGTCGTCCCGGCGGTGAACCAGATCGAGCTGCACCCCTACCTCCAGCAGCGTGAGCTCCGTGCGTTCCACGCCGAGCACGGCATCGTCACCGAGGCCTACAGCCCGCTCGGCCGCGGCGGCGTGCTCGCCGATCCGGTCATCACCGGCATCGCCGAGCGGCTCGGCCGCACCCCCGCGCAGGTCGTGCTGCGCTGGCACCTCCAGCTGGGCAACGTGGTCATTCCCAAGTCCGTCCACGCCGCGCGCATGGCGGAGAATCTCGATCTCGGCGGGCCGGAGCTGTCGGAGGACGACATGACCGCCATCGCCTCGCTGGACCGCGGCGGCCGCACGGGCTTCCACCCGGACCGCTTCAACGGCTTCCCGGAGGACTTCGCGGAGGCGACGCAGCCGGTCGCGTGA